From one Streptomyces sp. ICC1 genomic stretch:
- the ybaK gene encoding Cys-tRNA(Pro) deacylase: MAKKKPAGTPAIVALTAAGADFTVHAYDHDPAHPSYGEEAAQALGVSAARVFKTLLADVDGSLVVAVVPVSGSLDLKALASAVGGKRAAMADPALAERTTGYVLGGISPLGQRKRLRTVLDASAEQFATICVSAGRRGLEVELAPSALTGLTAAALAPIARA, encoded by the coding sequence ATGGCGAAGAAGAAACCCGCGGGCACCCCGGCGATCGTGGCCCTGACTGCGGCCGGCGCCGATTTCACCGTCCACGCCTACGACCACGACCCGGCGCACCCGTCCTACGGCGAGGAGGCCGCGCAGGCCCTGGGGGTCTCCGCGGCGCGGGTCTTCAAGACCCTGCTCGCCGATGTGGACGGCTCGCTGGTGGTGGCGGTGGTGCCGGTCTCCGGCAGCCTCGACCTGAAGGCCCTGGCCTCGGCCGTGGGCGGCAAGCGGGCGGCGATGGCCGACCCCGCCCTGGCGGAGCGCACCACGGGCTACGTGCTGGGCGGGATCTCCCCGCTGGGGCAGCGCAAGCGGCTGCGGACGGTCCTGGACGCCTCGGCCGAGCAGTTCGCGACGATCTGCGTGTCGGCGGGCCGGCGCGGCCTGGAGGTCGAGCTCGCGCCCTCGGCGCTCACCGGCCTGACGGCGGCCGCGCTCGCCCCGATCGCCCGCGCGTAG
- a CDS encoding histidinol-phosphate transaminase, with protein sequence MSAETVDIGIDDLPIRDELRGKTPYGAPQLDVPVQLNTNENPYGLPEAIVSRIAERVAEAARTLNRYPDRDAVELRTELAAYLTRTGKHPVARENVWAANGSNEVLQQLLQTFGGPGRTAIGFEPSYSMHALIARGTGTDWISGPRREDFTIDVEAAEQAIAAHKPNVVFITSPNNPTGTAVGAETVLALYEAAQEAGPSLVIVDEAYVEFSHRDSLLPLIEGRPNLVVSRTMSKAFGAAGLRLGYLAAHPAVVDAVQLVRLPYHLSAVTQATALAALEFTDTLLGYVEQLKAERDRLVAELRGIGFEVTDSDSNFVQFGRFENSHTAWQKILDRGVLVRDNGVPGWLRVTAGTPAENDAFLEAVRALKKEQHA encoded by the coding sequence GTGAGCGCGGAGACAGTGGACATCGGCATCGACGACCTCCCCATCCGGGACGAGCTGCGCGGCAAGACCCCGTACGGCGCCCCGCAGCTCGACGTGCCCGTCCAGCTGAACACCAACGAGAACCCGTACGGGCTGCCCGAGGCGATTGTCAGCCGCATCGCCGAGCGCGTCGCCGAGGCCGCCCGCACCCTCAACCGCTACCCCGACCGGGACGCGGTCGAGCTGCGCACCGAGCTGGCCGCCTACCTCACCCGTACCGGCAAGCACCCGGTCGCGCGGGAGAACGTGTGGGCCGCCAACGGCTCCAACGAGGTCCTCCAGCAGTTGCTGCAGACCTTCGGCGGGCCCGGGCGCACCGCGATCGGCTTCGAGCCCTCGTACTCGATGCACGCGCTGATCGCGCGCGGCACCGGCACGGACTGGATCTCCGGACCGCGCCGCGAGGACTTCACCATCGACGTGGAGGCCGCCGAGCAGGCGATCGCCGCCCACAAGCCCAACGTCGTCTTCATCACCTCGCCCAACAACCCCACGGGCACCGCGGTCGGGGCGGAGACGGTCCTGGCCCTCTACGAGGCCGCGCAGGAGGCCGGGCCCAGCCTGGTCATCGTCGACGAGGCCTACGTGGAGTTCAGTCACCGGGACTCGCTGCTGCCGCTGATCGAGGGCCGCCCGAACCTGGTGGTCTCCCGGACCATGTCCAAGGCCTTCGGCGCGGCCGGCCTGCGCCTGGGCTACCTGGCCGCGCACCCGGCCGTGGTCGACGCGGTCCAGCTCGTACGGCTGCCGTACCACCTGTCGGCCGTCACCCAGGCGACCGCGCTGGCCGCCCTGGAGTTCACCGACACCCTGCTCGGCTACGTCGAGCAGCTCAAGGCCGAGCGCGACCGCCTGGTCGCCGAGCTGCGGGGCATCGGCTTCGAGGTCACCGACTCCGACTCGAACTTCGTGCAGTTCGGCCGGTTCGAGAATTCCCACACCGCCTGGCAGAAGATCCTCGACCGGGGCGTCCTGGTCCGGGACAACGGCGTACCGGGATGGCTGCGGGTCACCGCGGGCACCCCCGCCGAGAACGACGCGTTCCTGGAAGCGGTTCGCGCACTGAAGAAGGAGCAGCACGCATGA
- a CDS encoding ABC transporter permease, whose translation MAPRARFFPALAAVYRAQLSRARVSRIPLLFVATFQSVGIMILMRGVVDGGSEARAVVAGSSVLVVAFVALNLLAQYFGQLRASGGLDHYATLPVPPASVVLGTAAAYASFTLPGTLVTAVFGCVLFGLPMGGLWILAAVVPLAGAALAGLGAALGLLAPRQELATLAGQLGMSAALLLGVLPPERMPDVIVWTRDLLPSTYGVEAFARTFAPHPDWAAVLLDLGVCGAVGVLSLAVATWAYRRAAVR comes from the coding sequence CTGGCTCCGCGCGCCCGGTTCTTCCCGGCCCTCGCCGCCGTCTACCGGGCGCAGCTGTCCCGGGCGCGGGTCTCGCGGATCCCGCTGCTCTTCGTCGCCACCTTCCAGTCCGTCGGGATCATGATCCTGATGCGGGGAGTCGTCGACGGGGGCTCCGAGGCGCGCGCCGTCGTGGCCGGCTCCTCCGTGCTGGTCGTCGCCTTCGTCGCGCTGAACCTGCTCGCGCAGTACTTCGGACAGCTCCGGGCGAGCGGCGGGCTGGACCACTACGCCACCCTGCCCGTGCCGCCCGCCTCGGTGGTGCTGGGCACGGCCGCCGCGTACGCCTCCTTCACCCTGCCCGGCACCCTGGTCACGGCCGTCTTCGGCTGCGTGCTGTTCGGGCTGCCGATGGGCGGGCTGTGGATCCTGGCCGCCGTGGTGCCGCTGGCCGGGGCCGCGCTCGCCGGACTCGGCGCGGCGCTGGGACTGCTCGCGCCGCGGCAGGAGCTGGCCACGCTGGCCGGACAGCTCGGCATGTCCGCCGCACTGCTGCTGGGCGTACTGCCGCCCGAGCGGATGCCGGACGTCATCGTGTGGACCCGGGACCTGCTGCCGTCCACGTACGGGGTGGAGGCCTTCGCCCGCACCTTCGCACCGCACCCGGACTGGGCGGCGGTCCTCCTGGACCTCGGCGTGTGCGGGGCGGTCGGCGTTCTGTCCCTGGCCGTGGCGACCTGGGCGTACCGGCGGGCCGCGGTCCGCTGA
- the hisB gene encoding imidazoleglycerol-phosphate dehydratase HisB: MSRIGRVERTTKETSVLVEINLDGTGKVDVSTGVGFYDHMLDQLGRHGLFDLTVKTEGDLHIDSHHTIEDSALALGAAFKQALGDKVGIYRFGNCTVPLDESLAQVTVDLSGRPYLVHTEPENMAPMIGTYDTTMTRHIFESFVAQAQIALHIHVPYGRNAHHIVECQFKALARALRYAAEFDTRAAGILPSTKGAL, translated from the coding sequence ATGAGCCGCATCGGACGGGTCGAACGGACCACCAAGGAGACCTCGGTCCTCGTCGAGATAAACCTCGACGGCACGGGCAAGGTCGACGTCTCGACGGGCGTGGGCTTCTACGACCACATGCTCGACCAGCTCGGCCGCCACGGCCTCTTCGACCTCACGGTCAAGACCGAGGGCGACCTGCACATCGACAGCCACCACACCATCGAGGACAGCGCGCTCGCGCTCGGCGCCGCCTTCAAGCAGGCCCTCGGCGACAAGGTGGGCATCTACCGCTTCGGCAACTGCACCGTGCCGCTCGACGAGTCCCTCGCGCAGGTGACCGTCGACCTGTCCGGCCGCCCCTACCTCGTGCACACCGAGCCCGAGAACATGGCGCCGATGATCGGCACGTACGACACGACGATGACCCGGCACATCTTCGAGTCCTTCGTCGCGCAGGCCCAGATCGCCCTGCACATCCACGTGCCGTACGGGCGCAACGCCCACCACATCGTGGAGTGCCAGTTCAAGGCGCTGGCCCGGGCCCTGCGCTACGCCGCCGAATTCGACACCCGCGCGGCCGGGATCCTGCCTTCCACGAAGGGCGCCCTCTAG
- a CDS encoding oxidoreductase → MAEARAGEEPADLTGPEQRMWSAYRTGSVCDLSSRAANRDDPHADTVWGPERSVRARVVALLLLHGPGPVPGRVASLKLRGVRITGRLDLSGGTVAPYVELQSCRFDGEVQLSETRFGTLRLVNCAIPRLDAARLHTEGDLHLRRCRVARGIRLTDAQIGTDLLISEAVVQRDSKGRALAADGMSVAQDFQGELLETYGEVSLRGAKVGVSMNLRGARLRNPDGRRALNAPQLTVERTLYLTSIALDYARGDSDSSTPPYGFGRTPARGLRAQHFECRGGLRLDDGRFGDAVDFYGARFTLTDDQEVSLRRIHTPELRFVGERPELGRVVLSGARVVKLVDASTSWPGPGRVSMEGFGYESLAPRGHFPLARRLEWVEAATPEYSPEPYERLAAVLRASGEDADAREVLLAKQRRRRTTLPPALRAWGYLQDWTVVYGYRPGRAALWMAVLWAAGAVVFHLHGQPAAIKADEHPAWNASLYALDLLLPVIDLGQQDQWNQTGGWQWGAAALVIVGWILATTVAAGASRLLRRG, encoded by the coding sequence ATGGCCGAAGCGCGCGCGGGCGAGGAACCGGCCGATCTCACCGGCCCCGAACAGCGCATGTGGAGCGCGTACCGCACCGGTAGCGTCTGCGATCTGAGCTCCCGCGCCGCGAACCGGGACGATCCGCACGCCGACACGGTCTGGGGCCCCGAGCGCAGTGTCCGCGCCCGGGTGGTGGCGCTCCTGCTGCTGCACGGGCCGGGACCGGTGCCGGGCCGGGTGGCCTCGCTGAAACTGCGCGGGGTGCGGATCACCGGCCGCCTCGACCTGTCCGGGGGCACGGTCGCCCCGTACGTGGAGCTGCAGTCCTGCCGCTTCGACGGCGAGGTGCAGCTCTCCGAGACCCGTTTCGGCACCCTGCGCCTGGTGAACTGCGCGATACCCCGGCTGGACGCGGCCCGCCTGCACACCGAGGGCGACCTGCACCTGCGGCGCTGCCGGGTGGCGCGGGGCATCCGGCTGACCGACGCGCAGATCGGCACGGACCTGCTGATCAGCGAGGCGGTGGTGCAGCGGGACAGCAAGGGCCGGGCGCTGGCCGCGGACGGGATGTCGGTGGCGCAGGACTTCCAGGGGGAGCTGCTCGAGACGTACGGGGAGGTGAGCCTGCGCGGCGCCAAGGTCGGCGTGTCGATGAACCTGCGCGGGGCCCGCCTGCGCAATCCGGACGGGCGCCGCGCGCTCAACGCCCCGCAGCTCACCGTCGAGCGGACCCTGTACCTGACCTCGATCGCGCTGGACTACGCGCGGGGCGACTCCGACTCCTCCACGCCGCCGTACGGGTTCGGCCGGACCCCCGCCCGGGGCCTGCGGGCGCAGCACTTCGAGTGCCGGGGCGGCCTGCGCCTGGACGACGGCCGCTTCGGGGACGCCGTCGACTTCTACGGGGCCCGGTTCACCCTCACGGATGACCAGGAGGTCTCGCTGCGCCGCATCCACACCCCGGAGCTGCGGTTCGTGGGCGAGCGGCCGGAGCTGGGGCGGGTGGTGCTGTCGGGGGCCCGCGTGGTCAAGCTCGTGGACGCCTCCACGAGCTGGCCGGGCCCGGGCCGGGTCTCGATGGAGGGTTTCGGCTACGAGAGCCTCGCGCCCCGGGGGCACTTCCCGCTCGCCCGGCGGCTGGAGTGGGTCGAGGCGGCCACCCCCGAGTACTCCCCCGAGCCGTACGAGCGGCTCGCCGCGGTGCTGCGCGCCTCGGGGGAGGACGCGGACGCCCGGGAGGTGCTGCTGGCCAAGCAGCGGAGGCGGCGCACGACGCTGCCGCCGGCGCTGCGGGCGTGGGGGTACCTCCAGGACTGGACGGTGGTCTACGGCTACCGGCCGGGGCGGGCCGCTCTGTGGATGGCCGTCCTGTGGGCGGCGGGCGCGGTCGTCTTCCACCTGCACGGCCAGCCCGCGGCGATCAAGGCGGACGAGCATCCGGCCTGGAACGCCTCCCTGTACGCCCTGGACCTGCTGCTTCCGGTGATCGACCTCGGGCAGCAGGACCAGTGGAACCAGACGGGCGGCTGGCAGTGGGGGGCGGCGGCGCTGGTCATCGTGGGCTGGATCCTGGCCACGACGGTGGCGGCGGGCGCGTCCCGCCTGCTGAGGCGGGGGTGA
- the hisD gene encoding histidinol dehydrogenase, translating to MISRIDLRGDALPEGGALRDLLPRAEFDVEAALDKVRPICEDVHHRGTAALIEYAQKFDGVKLEQVRVPVEAIKTALDELDPAVRAALEESIRRARIVHRNQRRTEHTTQVVPGGTVTEKWVPVERVGLYAPGGRSVYPSSVVMNVVPAQEAGVESIALSSPPQAEFDGLPHPTILAACALLGVDEVYAAGGAQAVAMFAYGTEECAPANMVTGPGNIWVAAAKRYFTGKIGIDTEAGPTEIAVLADSTADPVHVAADLISQAEHDPLAAAVLVTDSEELAAAVEKELEPQVAATKHIEDRIKPALAGRQSAIVLVDTLEDGLKVVDAYGAEHLEIQTADAAAWAARVRNAGAIFVGPWSPVSLGDYCAGSNHVLPTGGCACHSSGLSVQSFLRGIHIVDYTRDALAEVTHHVVTLAEAEDLPAHGAALKARFGWKVPQQ from the coding sequence GTGATCTCTCGTATCGACCTGCGCGGTGACGCCCTCCCCGAGGGCGGCGCCCTGCGCGATCTGCTGCCCCGTGCCGAGTTCGACGTGGAAGCCGCCCTGGACAAGGTGCGGCCCATCTGCGAGGACGTCCATCATCGTGGGACGGCGGCGCTGATCGAGTACGCGCAGAAGTTCGACGGAGTGAAGCTCGAGCAGGTCAGGGTCCCGGTAGAGGCCATCAAGACCGCTCTCGACGAGCTCGACCCGGCCGTCCGCGCCGCCCTCGAGGAGTCGATCCGGCGCGCCCGGATCGTCCACCGCAACCAGCGCCGCACCGAGCACACCACCCAGGTGGTCCCCGGCGGAACGGTGACCGAGAAGTGGGTTCCGGTGGAGCGCGTGGGGCTGTACGCCCCGGGCGGCCGCTCGGTGTACCCGTCCTCCGTCGTCATGAACGTCGTACCGGCCCAGGAGGCGGGCGTCGAGTCGATCGCGCTCTCCTCCCCGCCGCAGGCGGAGTTCGACGGCCTGCCGCACCCGACGATCCTCGCGGCCTGCGCGCTGCTCGGCGTCGACGAGGTGTACGCGGCCGGCGGCGCCCAGGCCGTCGCGATGTTCGCGTACGGCACGGAGGAATGCGCACCGGCGAACATGGTGACCGGCCCCGGCAACATCTGGGTCGCCGCCGCCAAGCGCTACTTCACCGGCAAGATCGGCATCGACACCGAGGCCGGACCGACCGAGATCGCGGTCCTCGCGGACTCCACGGCCGATCCGGTCCACGTCGCCGCCGACCTGATCAGCCAGGCCGAGCACGACCCGCTGGCCGCCGCCGTGCTGGTGACGGACAGCGAGGAGCTCGCGGCCGCCGTCGAGAAGGAGCTGGAGCCGCAGGTCGCGGCGACCAAGCACATCGAGGACCGGATCAAGCCCGCGCTGGCCGGCCGGCAGTCCGCGATCGTGCTGGTCGACACCCTGGAGGACGGCCTCAAGGTCGTCGACGCCTACGGCGCCGAGCACCTGGAGATCCAGACGGCCGACGCGGCCGCCTGGGCCGCCCGCGTGCGCAACGCCGGCGCGATCTTCGTCGGCCCGTGGTCCCCGGTCTCCCTCGGCGACTACTGCGCCGGCTCCAACCACGTGCTGCCCACCGGCGGCTGCGCCTGCCACTCCTCCGGCCTGTCCGTGCAGTCCTTCCTGCGCGGCATCCACATCGTCGACTACACGCGGGACGCCCTCGCCGAGGTCACCCACCACGTGGTGACGCTCGCCGAGGCCGAGGACCTGCCCGCGCACGGCGCCGCCCTCAAGGCGCGCTTCGGATGGAAGGTTCCCCAGCAGTGA
- a CDS encoding LON peptidase substrate-binding domain-containing protein: MTTVRLPLFPLNSVLFPGLVLPLNIFEERYRAMMRELLKAGDDEPRRFAVVAIRDGREVAPTAPGLPDQTSLPERGPTAGFGADPVQAFHRVGCIADAASIREREDGSFEVMATGTIRVRLLSVDASGPYLVAELEELPEDSGEGAGALAEGVLRAFRNYQKRLAGARERSLTSMDLPDEPSVVSYLVAAAAVLDIPAKQRLLQAPDTATRLAEELKLLRAETAVIRHLPSLPAVDLTRAPTSPN, translated from the coding sequence GTGACCACCGTTCGCCTGCCACTCTTCCCGCTGAACTCGGTGCTGTTCCCGGGACTCGTCCTCCCGCTGAACATCTTCGAGGAGCGTTATCGCGCCATGATGCGCGAGCTGCTGAAGGCGGGCGACGACGAGCCGCGCCGTTTCGCGGTCGTGGCGATCCGCGACGGCCGGGAGGTCGCCCCGACCGCGCCCGGCCTGCCGGACCAGACCTCCCTGCCCGAGCGCGGCCCGACCGCGGGCTTCGGCGCGGACCCGGTCCAGGCCTTCCACCGGGTGGGCTGCATCGCGGACGCGGCCTCGATCCGGGAGCGGGAGGACGGCAGCTTCGAGGTGATGGCGACCGGCACGATCCGGGTGCGCCTGCTGTCGGTCGACGCGTCGGGTCCGTACCTGGTGGCGGAGCTGGAGGAACTTCCGGAGGACTCGGGCGAGGGCGCGGGCGCGCTGGCCGAGGGCGTGCTGCGGGCGTTCCGGAACTACCAGAAGCGCCTGGCGGGGGCCCGTGAGCGGTCCCTGACGAGCATGGACCTGCCCGACGAGCCGTCCGTGGTCTCGTACCTGGTCGCGGCGGCGGCGGTGCTGGACATCCCGGCGAAGCAGCGCCTGCTCCAGGCCCCGGACACGGCGACCCGCCTCGCGGAGGAGCTGAAGCTGCTGCGCGCGGAGACGGCCGTCATCCGCCACCTCCCCTCGCTCCCGGCCGTGGACCTGACCCGCGCCCCGACGAGCCCGAACTGA
- a CDS encoding ABC transporter ATP-binding protein encodes MSTGTAQADTGTAAAAGAAPDVVCAVRDLVKTYPAVRGRRGAPALPETRATDGISLDVRRGEIFGLLGPNGAGKSTLVRQLTGLMRPDSGSVSLLGHDLVRHPERAARLLSYLGQESTALDELTVSLAAETTGRLRGLGLRTARAERDAVLEELGLTEIAGRPLKKLSGGQRRLACFAAALVGERPVLVLDEPTTGMDPVARRAVWSAVDRRRAESGATVLLVTHNVIEAETVLDRVAVIDQGRVIACDTPAGLKAEVSGEVRLELVWRTAAPLEIPEVAALAASAAASGRRWVLRLGPDEARAAVAAVTGGPAFAALDDFTLATPSLEDVYLALGGRTSKGLVKA; translated from the coding sequence GTGAGTACGGGCACAGCACAGGCTGACACGGGCACGGCAGCGGCCGCGGGAGCGGCTCCCGACGTGGTCTGCGCGGTGCGTGACCTGGTCAAGACGTACCCCGCGGTCCGGGGACGCCGCGGAGCTCCCGCCCTGCCCGAGACCCGCGCCACCGACGGGATCTCCCTGGACGTGCGGCGCGGCGAGATCTTCGGCCTGCTCGGCCCCAACGGCGCCGGCAAGTCCACCCTGGTCCGCCAGCTCACCGGGCTGATGCGGCCGGACTCGGGCTCGGTCTCCCTGCTCGGCCACGACCTCGTGCGCCACCCCGAGCGGGCGGCCCGGCTGCTGTCCTACCTCGGGCAGGAGTCCACCGCCCTCGACGAGCTCACCGTGTCCCTGGCCGCCGAGACCACCGGCCGGCTGCGCGGGCTCGGCCTGCGCACGGCGCGCGCCGAGCGGGACGCCGTCCTGGAGGAGCTCGGGCTCACCGAGATCGCGGGCCGGCCCCTGAAGAAGCTCTCCGGCGGACAGCGGCGCCTCGCCTGCTTCGCCGCCGCACTGGTGGGCGAGCGGCCCGTGCTCGTCCTCGACGAGCCCACGACCGGCATGGACCCCGTGGCCCGGCGCGCCGTCTGGTCCGCCGTCGACCGCCGCCGCGCCGAGAGCGGGGCCACCGTGCTACTGGTCACCCACAACGTCATCGAGGCCGAGACCGTCCTCGACCGGGTCGCCGTCATCGACCAGGGCCGGGTCATCGCCTGCGACACCCCGGCCGGGCTGAAGGCCGAGGTCTCCGGCGAGGTCCGCCTGGAACTCGTCTGGCGCACGGCCGCGCCGCTGGAGATCCCGGAGGTCGCCGCGCTCGCCGCGTCGGCCGCCGCATCGGGGCGGCGCTGGGTGCTGCGGCTCGGACCGGACGAGGCGCGGGCGGCGGTGGCCGCCGTGACCGGCGGCCCGGCCTTCGCCGCCCTCGACGACTTCACGCTGGCGACGCCGAGCCTGGAGGACGTGTACCTCGCACTGGGCGGGCGTACGTCGAAGGGACTGGTGAAGGCGTGA
- the hisH gene encoding imidazole glycerol phosphate synthase subunit HisH — protein sequence MGKRATKKVVVFDYGFGNVRSAERALARAGADVEITRDYDRAMDADGLLVPGVGAYSACMKGLKEARGDWIIGRRLSGGRPVMGICVGMQILFERGIEHGVETEGLDEWPGTVGPLKAPIVPHMGWNTVEAPADSQAFAGLDEDARFYFVHSYAAHDWSLEVTNPLIKAPKVTWATHGERFVAAVENGALWATQFHPEKSGDAGAQLLTNWIETL from the coding sequence ATGGGCAAAAGGGCCACCAAGAAGGTCGTCGTCTTCGACTACGGCTTCGGCAACGTCCGCTCCGCCGAGCGCGCGCTCGCGCGCGCGGGCGCGGACGTGGAGATCACCCGCGACTACGACCGGGCCATGGACGCCGACGGGCTCCTCGTCCCCGGCGTCGGCGCCTACTCCGCCTGCATGAAGGGGCTGAAGGAGGCGCGCGGCGACTGGATCATCGGCCGCCGGCTCTCCGGCGGCCGCCCGGTCATGGGCATCTGCGTCGGCATGCAGATCCTCTTCGAGCGCGGCATCGAGCACGGCGTGGAGACCGAAGGCCTCGACGAGTGGCCCGGCACGGTCGGCCCGCTCAAGGCCCCGATCGTCCCCCACATGGGCTGGAACACCGTCGAGGCGCCGGCCGACAGCCAGGCCTTCGCCGGCCTGGACGAGGACGCCCGCTTCTACTTCGTGCACTCCTACGCGGCCCACGACTGGTCCCTGGAAGTCACCAACCCGCTGATCAAGGCCCCCAAGGTCACGTGGGCCACGCACGGCGAGCGGTTCGTCGCGGCGGTGGAGAACGGGGCCCTGTGGGCCACCCAGTTCCACCCCGAGAAGTCCGGGGACGCCGGCGCCCAGCTCCTCACCAACTGGATCGAGACCCTGTGA